Below is a genomic region from Microbacterium esteraromaticum.
CGGCGCCGGATTGGGTGCCGCCAGCATCGCCGCGGTGCTCACGGGGTGCGCGCCGCAGGGCGGACCGGCCGGAGCCGGTGCGGGCGGGAAAGCTGCTGCGTTGCCGACCTACCGTGCGTTCACGGGCGTGAAACCGGATCTCCCGGGGGCCGACGGCGTTCCGGAAGCTTTCTACCGCTATCCGTCGAATCCGGTGGCCGCGATCAGTGGCAAACCGGCCACGTCACCTGTCAGCTTCATGTGCGCTCTTGACAACCTGCCCCAGAAGCCTCCGGGGAACACGTTCTGGGCCGGTCTCAACGACCGCCTCGGCGCTGACCTCGACATCAATGGTGTGCCCGGCGCGGACTATCAGGCACGGCTCAGCACAGCGATCGCAGGCGGGCAGTTGCCTGACCTGGTCCAGCTGAACCTCGATGTGCCGCAGTTGAATCAGCTTCTTCCGCGCCGGTTCGCGAACCTCAATGAGTACCTCGGTGGTGACGCCGTGCTCGAGTACCCCATGCTGGCGAACCTGCCGACTTCGGCGTGGAAGAACGTGATGATCAACGGGAGCATCTGGGGCGTTCCATATCCCTCGGTCCGCGCCAGCAGCCCGCTCTTCTACCGCTCCGACATCACCGACTCGCTCGGCGTCAAGCCTGATCTGCAGGACGCACAGAGTTTCCTCGACTTCTGCAAGGAGGTCACCGACAAGTCCGCATCGCGCTGGGCGATCGCCAGCTGGCCCACGATCACGGACTGGGTGATGGAGATGTTCGGTGCGCCGAACCAGTGGAAGGTCGACGACTCCGGTGCCTTCACACGCATGTGGGAGAGCGAGTCGTTCCTCCGAGGCGTCGAGTTCCTCGTTCGAATGCACGAGGCAGGCGTGTTCCATCCCGACGCGTTCTCGGGTCAGTCGAACAACCTGCAGAACTTCAGCGCGGGGCACACGGTGATCAACTCGTCCGGATTCATGTGGTGGCCCAACTTCTACAGGGATAACGCCAGCATCGCCGGGTTCCGGGTCGAACCGCTGCTGGCGCCCCGCCACGACGGCGGTGGTCTGGCGGCGAAGTGGCTGCTGAACGGCCTGTACACCTTCGCCGCGATCAACGCCGACGCGAAGCCCGATCGCATCAAGGAGCTTCTGCGGGTGCAGGACTACCTCGCCGCGCCCTTCGGAACGGCTGAGCACCTCTACCGTACCTACGGGGCAGAAGGCACGCACTTCACCTGGGCTGACGGCGAGCCCGTGCTCACCGAGACCGGCGTCGCAGACGTCTCGGCAGTGCCCGTGCGATTCGCCTCAGGCTTCCCAACGGCCATCTACACGCCGGGGGCGCCGGAGATCACGAAGCAGAACTGGGAGCTGCAGAAGAAGGTCGTGGAGGGTGGCGTGGAGCTGCCCACAGTCGGTCTCATCTCCGATTCGCAGACCTCGCTGGGCACATCGCTCGATCGCGACGTGCGTGACGCGATCAGCGAAGTCGTGCAGGGTCGCCGGAAGATGGGCGACCTCGAAGCGGCGGTGAAGCGCTGGCGCTCCGGTGGCGGCGACAGGATCGCCGACGAGTACGCCGCGGCGAGGGCCTGACCGGACCCACAAGATCGAGACGCCCGCCGGTCGCGGGCGTCTCGATCACGTTCTGCATGCGCTGAGTCACCGAACCATGCCCACAGGCGGAAAGAGACCATGAGAGAGATCACGTTCGAAAGCGACATCACCGTCGTCGGCGGGGGATTGGCAGGAGTGTGCGCGGCCATCGCCGCGGCACGGTCCGGCGCTCGCGTCGCGCTGGTGCAGAACCGGCCCGTGCTCGGGGGAACTCCTCGTCCGAGGTGCGGGTGTGGGTTCGCGGCGCAACGGCCTTCGACGCGCACCAATGGGCACGGGAGACCGGGATCATGGGCGAACTCTGGCTGGAGAACCAGTTCCGTAATCCGGAGGGGAATCCCTACTACTGGGATCTCGTCGTGCTCGAGGCCGTTCGGGCCGAAGAGAACATCACCTTGTTCCTCAACACAGATGTCCATGAAGTAGAGGCGAGCGGTTCACCGGAACAGAGACGCATCGACTCGGTCACTGGGTGGCAGATGGGGTCAGAGCGTCGAATCCGTTTTCGGTCTCCGGCGTACGTCGACTGCTCGGGCGATGCGCTCGTGGGGCATCTTGCCGGTGCTGAGTACATGATCGGGCGGGAGAGCCGGGAGGACTTCGGAGAGTCCTGGGCTCCAGATGCCACCGATTCGGAACTGCTCGGGTCGACGATCCTGTTCTACAGCAAGGACGCCGGCCACCCCTCCGAGTTCGTGCCGCCATCGTTCGCCGTCGACATCTCGCAGACGGATATCCCGAGCCGGCGCGTGATCCGCAGCGACATGCGCGGCTGCGCGTTCTGGTGGATCGAGTGGGGCGGGGAGCGGGATGTCACGGATGAGAACGAGCTCATCCGCGATGAACTGCAGGGGATCTGCTATGGCATCTGGGACCACATCAAGAACTCGGGGGAGTTCGAGGGGGTCGAGAACCTCACCCTGGAGTGGATCGGCGCCGTGCCTGGCAAGCGGGAGTATCGGCGTCTGATCGGCGACCACGTGCTCACGCAGGAGGACATCCTCAGCCAGCGGGACTTCCCGGACGCAGTCACGTTCGGCGGCTGGTCAATCGATCTGCATCCGGCGGGTGGCGTGTACAGCTCGGCCCCCGCATCACGCCACTGGTTCTCGGATGGCAACTACGACATCCCGCTTCGCTCCCTCTACTCCCGCAATGTCGGCAACCTGTGGATGGCGGGGCGGAACATCTCCGCGACGCACGTGGCTTTCGGCTCCACTCGCGTGATGGCGACCTGCGCCGCGCTCGGCGAGGCGGTGGGATTGGCGGCGGCGATCGGCACGCGTGAGGGCCTGACACCGCGAGAGCTCGCCGGGGTCGAGTTCTGGCGCATGCGTGCAGCGATGACACGGGCCGACTCGAGCGCACTCGGGTTGCGCCATCTCGATCCGAGTGATCACGCGTTGGATGCGCGTGTCTCCGCCTCATCCACGCGCGCTGTGCTCGAGACGACTCCTGGTGGTGAGGCCCTCGCCCTCGCCTCCGACCTGGCGGTCGTCGTGCCGGTGTCAGGCGATGTCCTGCAGCTCGAGATCCGTGTCGGCGCGATCGAGGACAGCGTGCTTGCCCTCGACGTCCACGGGGTGTCCAAGGCCCGCAACTACCTGCCTGATCGGGTTCTCGCCAAGACGACGATCGACGTGGCCGCCAGCGACCCGGCGTGGTTGCGGGTGGATGTGCCACTTCCCGCACGTCCGGCGGAAGACGGCGAGAACGTGGTCGTCGTGCTCCGCGCTGACGACCGAGTGTTCGTCGAATCGTCCGACGCCGATGCTCCCGGGCTGAGCTTCATGCGCCGGAGGCCTCTGGAAAGTCACGAGGCATGGCCCCTGCAGTTCCGACACTGGAAGCGTTTTGCGACGGGGCAGGGGTTCGCTGTGCGGGTGCGGGGGGTGACAGGGACCTTTGCGCCAGCGCGCGTGCTCGGGGGCTACAGCCGCCCTTACGGTGGACCGCAGATGTGGTCATCCGAGAGGCTCGCCGTCGACGCGAACCCGACGCTGGATCTGAGTTGGGATGCGCCCGTGTCCGTGCACGAGGTGCAGGTGCTGCTCGACGCAGACCTCATGATTGATCTGGTCAATCTCCACCATCACTGGACGCCGGACCGCATCATGCCGACGCTGCTGCGTGATTTCGATGTTCTGGTCCGGATCGGCGGCCGGTGGTCAACGTTGCAGAAGGTCCGCGAGAACCGTCACCGCCGCGTTCGCATTCCGCTCGCGCTCCCGATCGCAATCGACGGATTGCGCATCGTGGCTCACGCCACAAATGGTGCCGACCACGCGCACGTGGTCGGTGTGAGGGCTTTCGGCACTCCAGCGGCGCCCAGCAGTCAATGACGAACACACGGTCGAGCGACGTCAACCGCTCATGGCTGACACCTTCCGGACTCTCGAGATGCTTCTGAGCCCACGGCGGTAGGGGTGCCATCTGTGGCACGTATCGGCCGTGGCCCCAGGGGGCGAAAGGCCTCTCCGATAGGATGGACTCGCCCGATCAGGGCCAGCTCATCTGCCGGTGCAAACCCGGCGAAAGCGTGCAGCACCAGGGGGTACACGCATGCCAGGAATCGTGATCGTCGGCGTCCAGTGGGGCGATGAGGGCAAGGGCAAGGCCACCGACCTGCTCGGCGAGCGCACCGACTGGGTGGTCAAGTTCAACGGCGGCAACAACGCCGGCCACACGGTCGTCATCGGCGACGAGAAGTACGCCCTGCACCTGCTGCCCTCGGGCATCCTCAGCCCGGGTGTCAACGCGGTCATCGGCAACGGCGTGGTCGTCGACCTCGCCGTGCTGTTCCAGGAGCTCGACGCGCTCGACGCCCGCGGCGTCGACACCTCGCGCCTGAAGATCAGCGCCAACGCGCACATCATCACCGCGTACCACCGCACGCTCGACAAGGTCACCGAGCGCTTCCTCGGCAACCGGCGCATCGGCACCACCGGCCGCGGCATCGGACCCGCGTACGCCGACAAGATCAACCGCGTCGGCATCCGGGTGCAGGACCTCTTCGACGAGAACATCCTGCGCCAGAAGGTCGAGGGCGCGCTCGACCAGAAGAACCACCTGCTCGTGAAGGTGTTCAACCGCCGCTCGATCACGGTCGACGAGATCGTCGACGACCTGCTCTCGTACACCGAGCGGCTGCGCCCCATGGTCGCCGACACCGGCCACCTGGTCGACGAGGCGCTGAATCGCGGCGAGGTCGTCGTGTTCGAGGCAGGCCAGGCGACCATGCTCGACGTTGACCACGGCACCTACCCCTTCGTGACCTCGTCGACCGCGACCGCCGCGGGAGCGGCATCCGGATCCGGCGTCGGCCCCAACCGGCTCGACCGCATCGTCGGGATCGTGAAGGCGTACACCACCCGTGTCGGCTCCGGCCCGTTCCCGACCGAGCTGGACGACGAGGTGGGCGAGTGGCTGCGCAAGACCGGCGGCGAATACGGCACCACCACCGGCCGCGAGCGCCGCACCGGATGGTACGACGCCCCGATCACCCGCTACGCGACCCGCGTGAACGGCATCACCGACATCGTCCTCACCAAGCTCGACGTGCTGACCGGTCTCGACCGGATCCCGGTGTGCGTCGCCTACGACGTCGACGGCACCCGCTTCGACGAGGTCCCGGTGAACCAGACCGACTTCCACCATGCGAAGCCGATCTACGAGGAGTTCCCGGGGTGGAGCGAGGACATCTCGAAGGCCCGCTCCTTCGAGGACCTGCCGCAGAACGCGCAGGACTACGTGCTCACCCTCGAGCGGATGAGCAACACCCGCATCTCGGTGATCGGCGTCGGCCCCGCCCGCGACCAGGTCATCGTGCGTCACGAGCTGGTCGACTGAGCACCGGTTCGGCGGTTCGTGGACACAGATGTCGGCGCGATGCACGGATGTCGGTCGATCCTGCCGAATCCGGCCGACGGGCGTGAGATCCGCCGACATCTGTGCAAGACGAGCGGAGCGGTGACGAGCGGAGCGGATGACGCATGACGCGATTCTGGGCCGGCGGCTACGGCGCCGACATGGACGGGGAAGCCGAGGGCATCGGCGTCCTGTCGGTCGATGACGGTCGAGGGCCGTCGACGCTGCGGCACCGCGGGGTCGCGGCGGCCGCGCCGTCGCCATCGTGGCTGGCCGCGCACCCGACGCTCGACGTCGTCTACGCCGCGCTGGAGGGCCAGGGCACGGTGCAGGCCTTCGCTCGCGCCGGCGAGGCGGCACTGCGCCCGCTCGGCGAGCCGGTCAGCGCGGGCGAGGGCGTCTGCCACCTCGCGGTCTCGCCCCGCGGGCGGATGCTGATCGCCAGCTGCTACGGCGACGGCCGCGTGGCCCGCTTCGGCATCGCCGACGACGGCGCGCTCGTGCCGCCCGGCGTCGACAGGGCGGCGGCTCTGCGTGCGGCGCTGTTCGGCGAGCCGGATGCCGACGAGGGGCCGGATGCCGATCCGTCGCGCGCCCGCGATCCGCACCCCGTGCCCGCCGGCGCCGATCCGCGGCAGTCGCACGCCCATGCGGCGGTCTTCCTCCCCGACGGGCGGATCGCGACCACCGATCTCGGGTTCGACCTGGTGCGCATCTGGAGGGTCTCGGGGACGGCGCTCGCCCTCGACCACGAGGTCGTGCTGCCGCGCGGCACCGGCCCGAGGCACCTGGTGCTGCACCCCAGCGGGCATCTGCACGTGGTCACCGAGTACTCGTGCGAGGTGTTCACCCTGGCATCCGCTCGCGACGGGAGCTGGGGCCTCGTCGCCGCGACGCCTGCATCCCCGATCGCGCAGGTGGGATTCGACTTCCCCGCCGAGCTCGCCGTCTCGCGCGACGGCGACACGCTCTACACGGCGCTGCGCGGCAGCAACACCCTCGCGGCGCTGCGCGTGCGCGGGGGCGGGGAGGTGCTCGAGCCTCTCGCGCTCTCCGACTCCGGTGTCGACTGGCCGCGTCACCACCTCGTCTACGACGGCACCCTGCTCGTATCGGGGCAGCGCTCGGGATCGGTGAGCGTGGTCGATCTCGACGAGCGCACCGGCGCTCCGCGCGATGTGCGCCACGTCACCGCGGCACCCACGCCGACGGTCATGCTGCCCGCGCGCTGAGTCCGTCGATCGCAGCCAGGCGTCCCGCGCACCGATCGAGCCGGTTCGGACCCACTGCCTGAATCGGGAATCGCCTGTCAACCCGTGGCGTCGCCTCGTCTGCTCGGCAAGACTGGCGGAATGAGCGACGAATACGACCTCATCGTCCTGGGCGCCGGCCCCGTAGGGGAGAACGTGGCGGATCGCGCCGTCGAAGGCGGCCTGACCGTCGTCATCGTCGAGAGCGAGCTCGTCGGCGGCGAGTGCTCGTACTGGGCGTGCACGCCGTCGAAGGCGCTGCTGCGGCCCATGCAGGCGCTGCGCGTCGCGCAGCACGTCCGCGGCGTGACGGGAGGCTCCGTCGCGCCCGCCGAGGTGCTCGCCAGGCGCGACCGATTCGTGGCGGATTGGTCGGATGACGGTCAGGTGACGTGGCTGCGCAGCGCCGGCATCGACCTGGTGCGCGGACAAGGCAGGCTCACGGGCGAGCGCGAGGTCACGGTCGCCGCCGACGACGGAGAGCGGGTGCTTCGCGCGAGGCACGCCGTCGCGATCGCCACAGGATCGGATGCGGCGATCCCCGGCATCCCCGGCCTTCGGGACGCCCGACCGTGGACCAGCCGCGAGGCCACCAGCGCCCAGCAGGTGCCCGCGTCGCTCGCCATCATCGGCGGCGGAGTCGTCGGCGTCGAGATGGCGACCGCGTATGCGGGGCTCGGATCGGCGGTCACGCTCATCGCCAGGCACGGGCTCCTTGAGCGGATGGAGCCGTTCGCCGGCGAGCAGGTCGCCGACGGGCTGAGGGAGCTCGGGGTCGATGTGCGGCTGAACGCGCAGACCAGCGCGGTGCGCAGGGACGGCGGCACGGTCACGCTCACCCTCGACGACGGTGAGGAGATCAGGGCCGACGAGGTGCTCGTGGCCGCTGGACGCACGCCGCGCAGCGCCGGCATCGGCATCGAGTTGGCCGGTCTTCGCCCCGGCAGCCCCATCGAGGTCGACGACACGATGCGGGTTCCAGGGGTCGACTGGCTCTACGCGGTCGGCGACGTGAACGGCCGGGCGCTGCTCACGCACCAGGGCAAGTACCAGGCGAGGGCCGCCGGCGACGTCATCGCCGCCCGGTCGCGCGGCGAGGTGGTGGCCGACGACGCGTGGGGCAGGCACGTCGCCACGGCCGACCACGCCGCGGTGCCCCAGGTCGTGTTCAGCGAGCCCGAGGTCGCCTCGGTCGGCCTGACGGCGGATGCCGCACGCGACACGGGACGTGAGATCGAGGTCGTCGACTGCGACTTCGCCTCGGTCGCCGGCGCAGCCCTGCATGCCGACTCCTACCGGGGCAGGGCGCGGATGGTGGTCGACACCGAGCGGGAGGTGATCGTCGGCGCGACCTTCGTCGGCGCCGATGTCGCCGAGATGCTGCAGGCGGCGACGTTCGTCGTCGCCGGCGAGGTGCCGATCAGCCGTCTCTGGCATGCGGTGCCCGCGTATCCGACGATGAGCGAGATCTGGCTGCGACTGCTCGAGGCGTACGGCAGGCAGTCCGCGTGAGCCGCGGCGACGCGCGCCTGGCCCGGCGTCGGCAATCCGCTGCGCCGTCGGCTCCGAACCCTTGTCATGGCCGGAAAAGCCGTGGGTTCCGGCCGCAATGTCCGTGACGTCGCCTACGCTCGAATGGATGCCAGGAGGTACGTGCATGAGAGCTGTCCCCGCAGGAGTCGAGATCCGATGATCGAGTTCAGGTCGGTCACCAAGACGTTCCCCGATGGCACGCGCGCCGTCGACGATTTCAGCCTGGTCATCCCGTCGCACAAGACGACGGTGTTCGTCGGATCGTCCGGCTGCGGCAAGACCACGCTGCTTCGCATGATCAACCGCATGGTCGAGCCCACGTCGGGCGAGGTCGAGATCGACGGCGAGAGCGTGCTCGGCGGCGACCCTGTGGCGCTGCGCCGGCGCATCGGGTACGTGATGCAGAACTCCGGCCTCATGCCGCACTTCACCGTGATCGACAACGTCGCCACCGTGCTGCGCCTCACCGGCGTCTCGCGCCGCGATGCGCACGCGAGGGCTCGCGAGATGCTCACCACGGTCGGACTCGACCAGTCCCTCGCCGAGCGCTATCCCAGCCAGCTGTCCGGTGGGCAGCAGCAGCGCGTCGGCGTCGCACGAGGGCTCGCTGCCGACCCGAACATCCTGCTGATGGACGAGCCCTTCGGGGCCGTCGACCCGATCGTCCGCGCCGACCTGCAGCAGGAGCTCATCCGTCTGCAGGTCGAGCTCGACAAGACCGTCGTCTTCGTGACCCACGACATCGACGAGGCCTTCCTGCTCGGCGACCAGGTGGTCATCCTCGACCGAGGGGCTCGTGTCGTGCAGGTCGGCAGCCCCAGCGAGATCATCGAGAACCCCGCGGATGCCTTCGTCGAGGCCTTCATCGGCGCCGAGCGGGGCCGCAGGGCGCTGACCGTCAAGCAGACGGCGAACGGGGCGGTCGTGGTCGACTCGGAGGGCCGCACGCAGGGGCGTCTGGTGGCGGAGCCGGGCGCATGACCTGGGTGGTGGACAATCTGGGGCTCATCGTCGAGCTCACCGTGACCCACCTGCGTCAGAGCCTCATCCCCATCCTGCTCGGCCTGCTGCTCTCGGTGCCGCTCGGCTGGATCGCCTGGAGGTACCGGCTCGTCCGCGGGCCGCTCATCGTGCTGACGGGTCTGTTGTACACGATCCCGTCGCTCGCGCTGCTGATCCTCATGCCGGCGGCGCTCGGATACTCGGTGATCAGCGAGGAGAACCTCGTCGCCGCGCTGACGATCTACGCCGTGGCCATCCTCGTGCGCGCCGTGGCCGACGGACTCGACTCGGTGGACGCGGACGTGCTCCAGGCGTCGACCGCGATGGGCTACGCCGCGCCGCGGCGCTTCTTCGCCGTCGAGCTGCCGCTCGCCGGCCCCGTGATCCTGGCCGGTCTCCGCGTGACCGCGGTGTCGACGATCTCACTCGCCACGGTCGGCATCCTGATCGGCGTGAGGAACCTCGGCTACCTGTTCACGAACGGTCAGCAGCGCAGGCTCATCCCGGAGGTGCTGGCCGGGGTCGTCGCCGTGGTCGTCATCGCGCTGCTCGTCGACCTCGCGCTCATGCTCGCGGGGCGGATGCTCATGCCGTGGACCCGCGCGACGTCGATCACGGCGCGACAGTCGAAGGCGGTCAGCGCATGAACCTCTTCGCCGACGCACTCGCATGGCTGTTCTCACCAGACCGCCTGGTGGGGACCTACGCGCTGCCCACTCTGCTCGTCCAGCACCTGCTGTACACGATCGTGTCGGTCGCCGTCGCGGCCGCGATCGCCCTGCCCGCCGGCTGGCTGATCGGCCACACCGGCCGAGGGCGCGAGGTCGCCGTCGCTGTGTCGGGTGCCGCCAGGGCGATCCCCTCATTCGGACTGCTCGTGCTGCTGGTGCTCGTGCTCGGCATCCTGCAGACGCCGCTCGCCGCAGTGATCACCTTCGTCCTGCTCGCGATCCCCTCGCTGCTGGCGGGGGCGTACACCGGCCTCGAGGCCATCGACCGGCGCGTCATCGACGCCGCGCGCGCGATGGGGATGACGGAGTGGCAGATCTTCACGCGGGTCGAGCTGCGACTCGGGCTGCCGCTGCTGATCGGCGGGCTGCGCTCGGCGCTGCTGCAGGTGATCGCCACCGTCACGATCGCCGCCTACGTCAACCTCGGCGGCCTCGGGTGGCCCATCATCCAGGGCATCCCGCTGAGCCGCTTCGACCAGGTGCTCGGCGGGGCGATCCTCGTCGCCCTGCTCGCTCTCATCGTCGACCTCCTCATGGCGCTCGCCCAGCGAGCAGCCGTCCCCGCCGGGCTGCGCACCCCCGCCTCCGGAGCACCCGCCTCGACCTCGCGCGCTCGCCGCGTGGCATCCGTCCCCGCCTGATCCCCATCGAAAGGCCGCCATGTCCACCCATCGCAAGACCCGCACCGCCTTCATCTCCGGCATCGCCGTCGTCGCCGCGCTCTCGCTCGCCGGCTGCGGATCGAACACGAACCCGCTCGACAAGCCCGCCGGCGACGGCGGCGACACGGGCGGCGGCGACACGATCGTCGTCGGCTCCCAGGCGTACTACTCGAACGAGATCATCGCCGAGATCTACGCCCAGGGCCTCGAAGACGCCGGCTTCACCGTCGAGCGCACCTTCAGCATCGGCCAGCGCGACGCCTACATGCCCGAGGTCGAGTCGGGCAACATCGACGTCTTCCCCGAGTACACCGGCAACCTGCTCGAGTACCTCGACAAGGAGGCGACGGCCACCAGCCCCGACGATGTCTATGCGGCGCTGCAGGACGTGCTCCCCGACGGGCTCACCGCCCTCCAGTTCGCCGACGCGAGCGATCAGGACACCTACACGGTGCTGAAGTCGTTCGCCGACGAGAACGGTCTCACCACGATCGCCGATCTGTCGAAGCTCAGCGAGCCCGCGACCATCGGCGCGGCGCCCGAGTTCGAGCAGCGCCCCTACGGCCCGGCCGGCGCCAAAGACGCCTACGGCGTCGACCTGAAGTTCTCGGCCACCGGACAGGGCACGCTCGACGCGCTGCTCGCCGGCACCGTGCAGGTGGCCGACATCTACACCGCTGACCCGGCGTTCCAGACCGAGGAGATCGTGGCGCTGGAAGACCCCGAGAACATGATCCTCGCGTCGAACGTCGTGCCGCTCGTCTCGAGCGACATCGCCGACGACGTCCGCGACGTCATCGATGCGATCAGCGCGGAGCTGACCGCCGAAGACCTCGTCGACATGAACGT
It encodes:
- a CDS encoding extracellular solute-binding protein, with the translated sequence MSTLTRRNLLIGAGLGAASIAAVLTGCAPQGGPAGAGAGGKAAALPTYRAFTGVKPDLPGADGVPEAFYRYPSNPVAAISGKPATSPVSFMCALDNLPQKPPGNTFWAGLNDRLGADLDINGVPGADYQARLSTAIAGGQLPDLVQLNLDVPQLNQLLPRRFANLNEYLGGDAVLEYPMLANLPTSAWKNVMINGSIWGVPYPSVRASSPLFYRSDITDSLGVKPDLQDAQSFLDFCKEVTDKSASRWAIASWPTITDWVMEMFGAPNQWKVDDSGAFTRMWESESFLRGVEFLVRMHEAGVFHPDAFSGQSNNLQNFSAGHTVINSSGFMWWPNFYRDNASIAGFRVEPLLAPRHDGGGLAAKWLLNGLYTFAAINADAKPDRIKELLRVQDYLAAPFGTAEHLYRTYGAEGTHFTWADGEPVLTETGVADVSAVPVRFASGFPTAIYTPGAPEITKQNWELQKKVVEGGVELPTVGLISDSQTSLGTSLDRDVRDAISEVVQGRRKMGDLEAAVKRWRSGGGDRIADEYAAARA
- a CDS encoding FAD-dependent oxidoreductase; its protein translation is MGELWLENQFRNPEGNPYYWDLVVLEAVRAEENITLFLNTDVHEVEASGSPEQRRIDSVTGWQMGSERRIRFRSPAYVDCSGDALVGHLAGAEYMIGRESREDFGESWAPDATDSELLGSTILFYSKDAGHPSEFVPPSFAVDISQTDIPSRRVIRSDMRGCAFWWIEWGGERDVTDENELIRDELQGICYGIWDHIKNSGEFEGVENLTLEWIGAVPGKREYRRLIGDHVLTQEDILSQRDFPDAVTFGGWSIDLHPAGGVYSSAPASRHWFSDGNYDIPLRSLYSRNVGNLWMAGRNISATHVAFGSTRVMATCAALGEAVGLAAAIGTREGLTPRELAGVEFWRMRAAMTRADSSALGLRHLDPSDHALDARVSASSTRAVLETTPGGEALALASDLAVVVPVSGDVLQLEIRVGAIEDSVLALDVHGVSKARNYLPDRVLAKTTIDVAASDPAWLRVDVPLPARPAEDGENVVVVLRADDRVFVESSDADAPGLSFMRRRPLESHEAWPLQFRHWKRFATGQGFAVRVRGVTGTFAPARVLGGYSRPYGGPQMWSSERLAVDANPTLDLSWDAPVSVHEVQVLLDADLMIDLVNLHHHWTPDRIMPTLLRDFDVLVRIGGRWSTLQKVRENRHRRVRIPLALPIAIDGLRIVAHATNGADHAHVVGVRAFGTPAAPSSQ
- a CDS encoding adenylosuccinate synthase translates to MPGIVIVGVQWGDEGKGKATDLLGERTDWVVKFNGGNNAGHTVVIGDEKYALHLLPSGILSPGVNAVIGNGVVVDLAVLFQELDALDARGVDTSRLKISANAHIITAYHRTLDKVTERFLGNRRIGTTGRGIGPAYADKINRVGIRVQDLFDENILRQKVEGALDQKNHLLVKVFNRRSITVDEIVDDLLSYTERLRPMVADTGHLVDEALNRGEVVVFEAGQATMLDVDHGTYPFVTSSTATAAGAASGSGVGPNRLDRIVGIVKAYTTRVGSGPFPTELDDEVGEWLRKTGGEYGTTTGRERRTGWYDAPITRYATRVNGITDIVLTKLDVLTGLDRIPVCVAYDVDGTRFDEVPVNQTDFHHAKPIYEEFPGWSEDISKARSFEDLPQNAQDYVLTLERMSNTRISVIGVGPARDQVIVRHELVD
- a CDS encoding lactonase family protein encodes the protein MTRFWAGGYGADMDGEAEGIGVLSVDDGRGPSTLRHRGVAAAAPSPSWLAAHPTLDVVYAALEGQGTVQAFARAGEAALRPLGEPVSAGEGVCHLAVSPRGRMLIASCYGDGRVARFGIADDGALVPPGVDRAAALRAALFGEPDADEGPDADPSRARDPHPVPAGADPRQSHAHAAVFLPDGRIATTDLGFDLVRIWRVSGTALALDHEVVLPRGTGPRHLVLHPSGHLHVVTEYSCEVFTLASARDGSWGLVAATPASPIAQVGFDFPAELAVSRDGDTLYTALRGSNTLAALRVRGGGEVLEPLALSDSGVDWPRHHLVYDGTLLVSGQRSGSVSVVDLDERTGAPRDVRHVTAAPTPTVMLPAR
- a CDS encoding dihydrolipoyl dehydrogenase family protein, encoding MSDEYDLIVLGAGPVGENVADRAVEGGLTVVIVESELVGGECSYWACTPSKALLRPMQALRVAQHVRGVTGGSVAPAEVLARRDRFVADWSDDGQVTWLRSAGIDLVRGQGRLTGEREVTVAADDGERVLRARHAVAIATGSDAAIPGIPGLRDARPWTSREATSAQQVPASLAIIGGGVVGVEMATAYAGLGSAVTLIARHGLLERMEPFAGEQVADGLRELGVDVRLNAQTSAVRRDGGTVTLTLDDGEEIRADEVLVAAGRTPRSAGIGIELAGLRPGSPIEVDDTMRVPGVDWLYAVGDVNGRALLTHQGKYQARAAGDVIAARSRGEVVADDAWGRHVATADHAAVPQVVFSEPEVASVGLTADAARDTGREIEVVDCDFASVAGAALHADSYRGRARMVVDTEREVIVGATFVGADVAEMLQAATFVVAGEVPISRLWHAVPAYPTMSEIWLRLLEAYGRQSA
- a CDS encoding ABC transporter ATP-binding protein, producing MIEFRSVTKTFPDGTRAVDDFSLVIPSHKTTVFVGSSGCGKTTLLRMINRMVEPTSGEVEIDGESVLGGDPVALRRRIGYVMQNSGLMPHFTVIDNVATVLRLTGVSRRDAHARAREMLTTVGLDQSLAERYPSQLSGGQQQRVGVARGLAADPNILLMDEPFGAVDPIVRADLQQELIRLQVELDKTVVFVTHDIDEAFLLGDQVVILDRGARVVQVGSPSEIIENPADAFVEAFIGAERGRRALTVKQTANGAVVVDSEGRTQGRLVAEPGA
- a CDS encoding ABC transporter permease; its protein translation is MTWVVDNLGLIVELTVTHLRQSLIPILLGLLLSVPLGWIAWRYRLVRGPLIVLTGLLYTIPSLALLILMPAALGYSVISEENLVAALTIYAVAILVRAVADGLDSVDADVLQASTAMGYAAPRRFFAVELPLAGPVILAGLRVTAVSTISLATVGILIGVRNLGYLFTNGQQRRLIPEVLAGVVAVVVIALLVDLALMLAGRMLMPWTRATSITARQSKAVSA
- a CDS encoding ABC transporter permease is translated as MNLFADALAWLFSPDRLVGTYALPTLLVQHLLYTIVSVAVAAAIALPAGWLIGHTGRGREVAVAVSGAARAIPSFGLLVLLVLVLGILQTPLAAVITFVLLAIPSLLAGAYTGLEAIDRRVIDAARAMGMTEWQIFTRVELRLGLPLLIGGLRSALLQVIATVTIAAYVNLGGLGWPIIQGIPLSRFDQVLGGAILVALLALIVDLLMALAQRAAVPAGLRTPASGAPASTSRARRVASVPA
- a CDS encoding ABC transporter substrate-binding protein gives rise to the protein MSTHRKTRTAFISGIAVVAALSLAGCGSNTNPLDKPAGDGGDTGGGDTIVVGSQAYYSNEIIAEIYAQGLEDAGFTVERTFSIGQRDAYMPEVESGNIDVFPEYTGNLLEYLDKEATATSPDDVYAALQDVLPDGLTALQFADASDQDTYTVLKSFADENGLTTIADLSKLSEPATIGAAPEFEQRPYGPAGAKDAYGVDLKFSATGQGTLDALLAGTVQVADIYTADPAFQTEEIVALEDPENMILASNVVPLVSSDIADDVRDVIDAISAELTAEDLVDMNVQSTVDQKSSAEIATAWLKEKGLI